In Methanonatronarchaeum thermophilum, a genomic segment contains:
- a CDS encoding DNA polymerase ligase N-terminal domain-containing protein, translating to MSKSRIYSIQKHDASTLHYDLRLEKEGVLKSWAIPKGPSTDPSTKRLAIETEDHEKGYAFFEGEIEEGRYGAGEVTVWDKGSYKPIKWETNEIIIDIDGEKLNGKYVLIRFQPKENPENWLFFKKK from the coding sequence ATGTCTAAAAGCCGTATATATTCTATCCAAAAACATGACGCGTCCACATTGCATTACGACCTCAGGCTTGAAAAAGAAGGTGTTCTTAAAAGCTGGGCCATACCTAAAGGCCCTTCAACCGACCCATCCACAAAAAGACTTGCAATAGAGACCGAAGACCACGAAAAAGGTTATGCTTTTTTCGAAGGCGAAATCGAAGAAGGTAGGTATGGAGCCGGTGAAGTAACAGTATGGGACAAAGGTAGTTACAAACCAATTAAATGGGAAACAAATGAGATAATAATCGATATAGATGGAGAAAAACTAAACGGCAAATACGTTCTAATCCGGTTTCAACCCAAAGAAAACCCCGAAAACTGGCTATTCTTCAAGAAAAAATAA
- the mtnP gene encoding S-methyl-5'-thioadenosine phosphorylase, with amino-acid sequence MNRIGIIGGSGIYDPELFEDVVEKPVDTPFGSPSSDPVVGYIGDREVVFIPRHGEGHRHCPTEVNYRANIFALKKLGVDRIIAANAVGSLNIDVEPLDIVLPDQIFDRTKKRDSTFYSEGVVAHVGFADPFCQQLSKSIADVAGDDYSVVEGGTYVAIEGPMFSTRAESNFYRDQGFDIIGMTAVPEAKLAREAEICYSIIATVTDYDVWHEEEDVTMDLVVERMQKNENAIKDVIANVVPEIPRERDCVCSSALENTIATDPSEIPRDKKDQLELLIGKYL; translated from the coding sequence ATGAATAGAATTGGTATTATTGGTGGAAGTGGTATTTACGATCCCGAGTTGTTTGAAGATGTTGTGGAAAAACCGGTTGACACTCCGTTTGGATCTCCATCGAGCGATCCGGTTGTTGGGTATATTGGGGATAGAGAGGTAGTGTTTATTCCTCGTCATGGAGAGGGCCATAGGCACTGTCCAACAGAGGTTAACTATAGAGCTAATATCTTTGCATTGAAGAAGCTTGGTGTTGATAGGATAATTGCGGCAAACGCTGTAGGTAGTTTGAATATAGATGTTGAGCCTCTTGATATAGTTCTGCCTGACCAGATTTTTGATAGAACTAAAAAAAGGGATAGTACGTTCTATAGTGAGGGTGTTGTTGCACATGTTGGGTTTGCCGATCCATTCTGCCAACAACTATCTAAATCGATTGCCGATGTAGCTGGTGATGATTACTCTGTTGTTGAGGGAGGGACTTATGTAGCTATTGAGGGCCCTATGTTTTCAACACGAGCTGAATCAAACTTCTATCGGGACCAGGGATTCGATATAATAGGTATGACAGCTGTTCCAGAAGCTAAACTGGCTAGAGAGGCAGAGATATGTTACTCAATAATAGCAACGGTAACCGACTATGATGTCTGGCATGAAGAGGAGGATGTAACGATGGATTTGGTTGTTGAAAGGATGCAGAAAAACGAAAACGCTATTAAAGATGTGATAGCGAATGTAGTTCCTGAGATACCAAGGGAGAGAGATTGTGTTTGTTCTAGTGCGTTGGAAAACACAATAGCTACAGATCCTAGTGAAATTCCACGGGATAAAAAAGACCAACTGGAACTATTGATAGGTAAATACCTATAA